The sequence ACCAGCTTCGGCAGCGCGCAGATACCACTGGAAGGCCAGAGCATGATCCATGGGCACGCCCTGGCCCAGCGCGTGCATGTTGGCGACATTGAGCATGCCCTGCCGGTTGCCGGCTTCGGCCAGCGCCAGGTAGCGGCTGTAGGCCAGTTCGTAGTCGCCCATTTTATAGACGGCGTAGGCTTCGAGCGCCTGAATCATTTCACGCCCAACCCGCGCCTGATCATCTTCGGCGATTACGGGTGACGGGCCCATAAGGGCACCGCAGAGAACCAGCAGTAAATACAGGCGACGCGACATAGTGGGCTCCCGCGAGCAAGGGCAGAGTGGAGTCAGCCTAGCAGGGGCAGGCAGGTGGGTCGCTAGCACCAAGGTGGGGATCGTTCGGCACTTTGGTCCTGTCAGGTTGATAAAAACATCAACATTTTCTGACTCAGGGCGTAAAATCGACGCTTTGCCGAACGACCATACGGAAGAGCACCCATGGGCCGCGCCTATCAGAACCGCAAAGAATCCATGGCCAAAACGGCCGACATGAAAACCAAGCTTTACAGCAAATACGCTCGCGAGATCTATGTCAGCGCCAAGTCTGGCGGCATCGACCCGGCGGGCAACCTGACCCTGCGAGGCCTGATCGAGCGGGCCAAGAAGGATCAGGTGCCAGCGCATGTGATCGACAAGGCCATCGACAAGGCCAAGGGCTCCGGCGGCGAGGACTTCGCACTGGCTCGTTATGAAGGGTTTGGACCGGGCAACTGCATGGTCATCGTCGACTGCCTGACCGACAACCCCAACCGAACCATTGCCGATGTACGTCACTGCTTTACCAAGACCAAGTGCAAACTGGGTACTTCGGGCAGTGTCAGCCACATGTTCGATCATTGCGCGATCTTCGCCTTCAAGGCTGATGATGAAGAGGCGGTACTGGAAGCGCTGATGATGGCGGATGTCGATGTGACCGATATCGAGAATGAAGGCGGGCAGATTACCGTCTTTACTCCCAATACCGAGTATGCCAAGGCCAAGCAGGCATTGACCGAGGCCTTGGGCGATATCGATTTCATTGTTGATGAAATTCAGTTCCTGCCGCAGACCAGCACCAAAATTGAAGGTGATGATCTGGCAATGTTCGACAAGTTCCTCGATATGCTCAACGACCTGGACGACGTGCAGAACGTTTACCACAACGCTGAGTTTTGAGGTCGGTAGCGGCCGGCCCATGAGCCTTGGGTAAAAGGTTTCTCAGAGCCGGCCGCTCCGCTCCAACCGCCGCGCTACCCAGCGCCGATAGGCCCATGACAGCAGTGGCCGCAGTCCCGGCAGGGCGATCAGCCAGGCCAGTGGTCGCAGCGTGCGTACTCGTGACATCAGCACGATATAGGCATCCAGTTCCCGGTGTATGTGGCCACAGCCATCGCGCACATGCAGCTCCAACAAGGCCCGGCGTGGGTCGATGCCGAGGCTGCGCAACTCTTCATCCCGGCCAGTGATATCCAGCCAGAGCACGTCCTTGCCGGTTTTGCCGGCCAGCCATTCATAGCGTCGGCGGTCGCCCACGCAGCGCGGGCAGGCACCGTCGTAGAACACGGTCAAGGGGCCTGGGGTGGATAGCATGTGGTACCTCCCGACTCCGGCCATGTCTGAAGTATAGGCCGGGTCGGGAGGGGGGGGCTCAGTCGTGGTAGTCGCGGAAGTGCACCGACACCGAGCGCACCTGGCTGGAAGGCCAGTTAGGTACGTTGATCTGCTGTTGACTGCCGGTACCCCGGCGTGAGATCAACTCAATGGCGATTACATCATCCGGCTCGGCCGCCGCCGGCAGGAACAGGTCCAGACCAGACATGAACGGAATGGCGTGGAAGACCGGGTCGGCAAAACCCAGGTTGCTTACGCCATCGCTGTTGCGGTCATGCAGGAAGATGTTACTCAGGCGCTGGAGCAGCGGTCCGGTCTGGGCAGTGATCACGTTGGTGCCATTGACTCGCAGCACATCGTTGCGCTCACCCTGATCCCCCCAGAGTTCCATGTCACGACTGATGCTCAGGTTGGTGTGGTTCGGGCTGCGGTGCAGCAGAGCGCCGACTCCGGTTCCTGGCGCTGAGGTGTTCAGCCGAATCTGGTGGTTATCCTGCAGGTAAGGCTCGCGGTAGAAGTAGTGGTCAGCATTGGCGACTCCGGGGCGACGCAGTACGAATTCATAGCTGCCACCCTTGTTGATTCGCATAGGGCCCCAGTGACCATCCTCGCTGATCGGCTGGCTGTGATCAGGCTGACTGCCCAGGGGGCGTCCGGTGGCGGGGTCGACCTCGCTGATTTCCAGCACGGTACCTACTGCTCCGACATTGGCCGGGAAGATGTTGGCCCGTCCGGAAATCCATACATGATCACCGTCAGCTTCGGGAATCCGGGTTGTCGCTGGGGCGTTGTCAGCATTGAAGAACCGATACATCCGGGCGAAGGAGTCGGCTGCTGTGGCCACCTCGATATGACCGACCGGGTCCTCCACACTGGGGTAGACGTTTTCGGCACCGACCACTTCACGATCGACATACTGTCCCCAGAGTACCAGGGTCGGAACACCTCCGGGCGGGCTGTCGCCTTCACGACCATCCAGGTTGACATAGCGGTGCACCTTGGCGGCGCGCTCCGGATCGCTGAGGTAGATACGGCTGACTTCGGTACCCATTGAATGGCCCATCAGGTTGACCTGATCGGCACCGGTGCTGAGCAGCAGGGCATCAATGGCGGCGTCGAGCTGAACCGTGGTCTGGACGAAGTCCGGCGGGCTGGTGTTGTACTCGTAGGTTGCCAGATAGCTGCGTGGATAGCCGTTGGCGATGAAGCGTTGTGCCTGTGATTCGAACTGCGAGGCAGAGCCAGCGCCACCATGGACGAACAGGATCGGGCGTTTGTCCAGAGTCAGATCACCGTTCTGCACAGCCAGCGAGTCCTGGAGGTGTTGCCAGGCCTGATTTGCCGAGCGCAGTCCCCGGTTTTTACCTTGTGCGTTCTCGGCGAAAACGGCGGCATCGTTGAGTTGGGCCAGCAGCCCGTCGTTGGCGCTCATCAGCGTTTCGAAGGCGGCGGTGTCGGCGAAGTCCAGGTGAAAGCCGGGAGTGCTTTCTGCGTAAGCCTCGATGACCTCAATCAGTGCTGTGCTGAGCTGGATACCGTTGCTGAGGTTGCCATCGGCATCCAGGCTCTGCAGGAATCGGGACAGGTTGAGTACCGCAGGATCAGAGCTGTCCGCAGCATCTTCGACCAGCTCCAGCGGTGTCAGAACCGCCTGACCCGGAGCGGTGCCCAGGTCGATTCCGCCAATGCTGAAACGAACGGTTTCCCCGCTCTGATAGCGGAAGTTGCCCTGCTCGTCGGTTGTTCCGTTCTGAGTAGCGGTTTCATAGCTCAGACCGGTTACCGGACTGTCGATGAATACGCCCTGATGGACGGTGGCGCTGCGGTTGCTGGAACCCGAGCTGGAAAGGCAGCCGCTACCGATGACGGCCGTCAGACCCAGCAGGGGGAAAGCCCAGTAACGTCGAATGACGGCGGGCTGGGGGAACGTTTTCATGCATGACCTCATTGTTTTTAGAGTTTGTGCTGATCGAACGGCCATGAGCCGCCTGAATCATATGGCATGAGTGTATTGCTGTGAGGCAATTTTTCTATATAGCCCAAATAGGTTATCCGCGGCGGGGTTTTCACGTCAATAAAAAACGAATGTTCATTCAATATTAAGGCGGGCTATTCTGCGCTGGTGGCAGTAACTGGTTGGCGGGACAACTGCCAGAAGCTTGATGGGGAGCGGCAGGCGCCATAGATGAACGGCGGACGCTGGGTGGGTAGGCTATAGATCAGGTCGGTGAACCACAGGCAATGGTTTGCACTGCTGTCGGGCTGGTGGTAGCGAGCTGGCGCGCTGAAGAACTGCCGAACATCCTGCAGCATCTCGCTGTGCCAGAGCTGAAGGGCAGTTTCGCCATCCCCTTGCGGGCTGTCAAAGCGCGGGTGGAATTGCCAGATCAGGGCAGAGTGAGGCTGGTAGGCCTGGGCTGTGGAGCGCAGCCAGGGGTGGGGCCAGTAGTCGGCCAGGCGCGACCTGCTGTCACCGAGTCTGAGATGCGCCTGCCAGTGGCCGTGTGTACCGCTGACCAGCAGTTTCCAGTTGCGTGGCGAGAATGGCTGAGGCCAGACGCTGACTTGAGCGGCCTCTGCCTGCTGCTGAGCGAATGCCTGGGCCAGCTCCAGCGCCTGCTGCTTGTACTGTATGCTCCAGATAAGCCACAGCACCAACGGGGCGGCGCCCAGCCAGCCGGCATGTGGCCAGCGCCAGCACAGTAGCAGTGCGGTCAGGGCCAGGGCGGAAAACCAGGGATCGATAACAAAGATCCAGGCCAGCGAGGTGCGCCAATCGCTCAATGGCCAGAAGAGTTGCAGATCCCAGGCGGTGATCAGGTCGGCAGCGATATGCAGCCCCAGTCCCAGAGCGCAACCCAGATACAGCAGCCATCCATTCTGCTTGCGGCCTCCCAGCAGATACAGTGTCACGCTGAGCAGCAAGGCCCAGAGCGGCAGCATGAGTAGCGAGTGGGTAAAGCTGCGGTGCCAATAGGCGTGAAACTGTAGCGGATCAAGCAAAAACCATAAGTAATCGATGTCCGGGAACAACCCACCCAGGGCGCCTGCGGCCAGGCTCCAGCGTCGTGGCAGGCGCTGTGCGATGAGCGTGCGTGCGCCCAGTGCTCCGATCACCGCATGGGTCAGGGTATCCACTACAGCCAGAGCCCAAAGCCGCTCCCGGCGAGCAGTTTGCGATGCAGAAAATCGCGGGTGTCCTGCTGATCGCAGGAGTCGTCGCGTAGCCAGTGAATGAAAGTAGCAATGAACAGCGTACTCAAGGCAATTTCCTGGCCAATGCGGTGTGCATGACTTGCCTCCAGCGCCGCCGCTTCACGGAACCATTGCACAGTCCGGCTGATTCTCAGCACGCCCGCTGCCTGCAAATGAATGTGCCCGGGTTCTAGCTTGTACAGCAGCATCTGACCAGTCAGTTCCCGGTAGCCAGCCATCGCATCCAGCCAACAGAGTATTACCTGCTCGATCCGCTCCATGGCCGGCAGTGCCGCCCATTCCGGATTGGGCACCTTGGCCAGCAGCGTCTGGTCGGCACGGTCGAACCAGGCTTCAACCAGATCGTCCTTTTGCGGGAAATGCCGATAGATCTCGGCCAGGGGGATAGTCAGGGCCTGGGCAATGTCGTTTAGCGTCAGTTTTTCCCAGCCGCACTGGTTGGCCAGCGTCAGTGCCTGGTCGAGAATCTGCTGCTTGGAAACCATGGCGAGCACCTCGGGACGGTCTATCCCAACAGTATAGGCGGCTGGCTGTTGGCCGCAGATGAGGATGGCAGCGGGTGCATGTCGCAGGGTGTCGGGCCATAATGGCCGCCGAGCTTTTGGGGAGTTGTCAGTATGTTTGAGATTCAGCGGTTAGATCCGGAAAACTACCGTCAGCAGACGCGGCGCAGCAGCCTGATTCTGATTGTGATATTTGCCACGCTGGCGATGCTGCTGGCCAGCCTGTCGGTTCAGTTGTTCGGCGAGCCGGGTGGCAACAATTTTCGCTGGAACCTGGCCGGCATCCTGGCCGGGCTGGCACTGACCGTCTTACTGGTGCGTGGCTACCTGTACCGGCAACCCTGGATGGCGGCCGCTTTATATGGCTGGCGCCTCAAGCGCAACCTGATGCGTATTACCAACGTTATGCATCTGCTCAAGGCTGGCGTGGAACGGGACAATCCGCAGGCTATGAAGCTGTTGCGCTTCTACCATCTGGGGCTGGAGGAAATGCACCGTCTGGAAGGCAACGCCGAAGGCCTGAGCCAGATGGTGCGGGAAATGGATCAGCACCGGGAGCGGATGGAGAAGCAGGGGCTGGAGGTTGATTTGTGTCGGCTGGACGAAGCCTGGATGGACGCGGTGAAAAACGATGTTAGGGAATGACTGGGTGAGCTCGTTCGGGCGCCAGCAGCACAATGGCGCGACGCTCGCCTAGGTTGACCGGCGGCTCGAAGACCTCGGCATAATGCTCGCGGGCCAGGCGTCGGATGAGTCCGCTTCTGGCAGCTTCGCTCAAGGCTGTAAGTAGTAGTTGGTGCAGCTCGGGCTCTGCGGGCGAGACGTAGAGAATATGGTCCTGTTCATACACCAGGACCAGATGCTGTTCAACGGCCAGGTCCGGGTGGGTTGGCCATTCAGCGGCGATTTCGTAGGCGGCACGGGGAAGATAGTCGATGCCCCGCGCCTGCGAGGCCACCATGCGGTACAGGCGGCGCCAGTCGCCGTCCAAGGGCTGCACGGCCAGGCCGTTGGCTTCCCAGATCAGACGATCAGCCCAGGCTTGGCCCATCCCGGCTACCTTGTTCAGTCGAACGAAGTCTTCCAGGCTGTGAACGTTGTCGTAAGCAGCCTGGGTGCCCTGCGGAATAAACAGGATGCGCTGATTGACCAGGTTGTCGGTCATGCCTATGGCGATGGGCAGCAAGCGCCGATCACGTTCTTCAGTACGACCCAGAATGGCGGCGCTCAAGGTGCCGTTTTCCAGCATGTATTCCAGGCGGGTCATCGGCAGATTGCCGGCTGCCCTGTGGACGTCAGTAGCAACCCCTTGGGCCCGCAATGCGTGGGAAAGTACGGCCGCGGTGTAGCCGAACGACTCAGGTGTGCCGGCCAGGCGCAGGGTGAGAGAATGCTCGTGGTCTGAAATAGCCGGTCCGGAAAAACTCAGGAGCGCCGTCAGGCAGCAAAAGTGCAGCCATCTATATAGTGATGATGCATGCCAGCTGGTCATGGTGCTAACCAGCCTTGATGTTGGACTGCTGTTCGGGTGGGCTGAACATTCCCCAGCGATACAAGCACTCGACGGCGGTCTGAATGTTCGTCATTGCGTCCTTTCGATCCCTGAACTTTGTTTCGCGAGCAAGAGTATCAGTTATGGCGGCGGTTGGGGATGGACCACCCATTCGGGTTCCTCGAACTCGCCAATCAGGCGAATTTCACAGAATCTGGCTGCTTCACGAATGATTGCCGCGACCTGGGGATTGTGCTGTGACTCCATGGCATCACGGCTGGCTTTGCTGTCCCAGTGGGCGATGGCGATTAGTGTGCCGGGGTCGCCTAGCTTGCGGTGCAATTCTGTCCCCAGGGCACCGGGTGCCTGCTGAATCAATTCGCTGGCGCGCACCCAGGCCTGGGCGTAGTCCTCGGCGCGGCAGCCTGGTTTGATGTGTACTTCGAAGATGTATTTCATTGCAGGCTCCTGACGCGGCTTTTTGCGTTAGCCTAGACCAAAGGCCGCAGGTACGACTGATCCGGATTCCAAGCTGCAGGTCCGAAAACCGCTAGCAGGGGGCGTCGGGCTGGCTAGAATGGGGGCATGAAACTCTCTCCAGCGACCTGTTATCAGGCGGTTCAGGCCCGGGATGTCCGTTATGACGGGCGCTTCTTCACCTGTGTGAAAAGTACCGGGGTGTACTGCCGACCGATTTGCCCGGCCCGCACGCCGCGGCTGGAAAATTGCCTGTTCGTCACCAGTGCGGCGGCGGCGCAGGAGGCGGGGTTTCGCCCCTGTCTGCGTTGCCGCCCGGAAAGCTCGCCGTCATCGGCGGCCTGGGCCGGTACCTCGGCGGTAGTATCCCGAGCGCTTGCCCTGATCGAAGCAGGAGCCTTGGATGAAGCCAGCGTTGAGGCATTGGCTGAGCGGCTGGGGTTGGGCAGTCGACATCTGCGCCGGCTGTTCATGCGTCATCTGGGCGCATCTCCGGTCGCCGTGGCACAGACCCGGCGGGTGTTGCTGGCCAAGCAACTGATCCACCAAACCCGTCTGCCGATGACGTCGGTGGCCATGGCCAGTGGTTTTGGCAGCGTGCGGCGTTTCAATGAGACCTTCCAGCGCTTGTATATGCGCCCACCCGGGAGCTTGCGGCAACAGGTCGAGGAGTTCGGGCAGTGGTCCGAGTTGTCGCTGTTGCTGGCTTACCGTCCCCCCTATGATTGGGAGGCCATGCTGGCTTTTTTGCGTCAGCGGGCGTTGCTAGGGGTTGAGCTGGTGGATGCGGACAGCTATCAGCGCAGCATCAGGGTTGGCCGCGAATATGGCTGGGTCCGGGTCAGGCAGGAGCCTGGGGCTCACGCCTTGCGGGCACATATCTGTGTGTCTGGGCTGCAGGTGCTGCCGCAGGTGATTGACCGTCTGCGCTGTTTGTTTGACCTCAAGGCCGATCCGCAGGTGATTCGTCAGACCCTGGCGGCTGATCCGGGCTTGGCAGGGCTGCTCGACAAGCGTCCGGGATTGCGTTTGCCTGGCGGTTGGGAGCCTTTCGAGGTCGCGGTGCGTGCAGTGCTGGGCCAACAGGTTACGGTTGGGGCTGGCGTCAGGCTCGCCCAGAATCTGGTCGAAAGGTTGGCCGAGCCGGTGCCGGAGGCTTTGCGTCGGCCCGGGATAACGCGGTTTTTTCCTGAGCCGGCGGCTTTCGTAGCGCCGGCACTGAACGGCTTGGGCATGCCCGGCGCACGACTGGCGACATTGCTGCATTTGGCTGAGGCTTTTGTCCGCGAGCCCGAATGGTTTGCCCGTCAGGCGGATTTGGAGAGCACCCTTGAGCGCTGGAGGGCGATACCGGGAATTGGCGACTGGACTGCCCAGTATATTGCTATACGGGCCCTGCAGGAGACCGATGCCATTCCGGCCTCTGATGTCGCTTTGCAGCGGGCGCTTGGTCAGTCCGGGAAACGTCCCGGGGTGCGTCAGGTGTTGGCCCGGGCTGAGGCCTGGCGCCCGTGGCGGGCCTACGCATTGATGCATTTGTGGCAGGCTGACGCCGAAGGCAACGCACTGCCCCTAACCGAGGATGATCGACATGCAACTGTGGCTTGAGCGTTTTGACTCCGCGCTGGGTGAGCTGCAACTGGTCTGCGATGACCAGGGACAACTGCGGGCGCTGGATTTTGAAGACTACCGTGAGCGGATGGAGCGTCTGTTGCGTCTGCACTACCGGGTTTACCGGCTTGACCCGGGACCTGCGCCAGACCACGTGAAGCAGGCCTTGCGCGCCTATTTTGCCGGCGAGTTGGAGGCGCTCGATGACATTGTGGTGGCCACCGGCGGCACGCCTTTTCAGCAACGGGTGTGGCAGGCGCTGCGTACCATTGCGCCTGGGCGTACGTGTAGCTACGCCGATTTGGCGCGGCTGATTGGCCAGCCTGGCGCCAGCCGGGCGGTCGGCATGGCCAATGGCGCCAATCCGGTTGCACTGGTTGTGCCCTGTCATCGTGTCATCGGGGCCAACGGGGCGTTGACCGGATACGGTGGTGGGTTGTGGCGCAAGCACTGGCTGCTTGAGCATGAGAGTGAGCAGCAGCGGCTGATGGGAAGTTAGCGGGCAAAAAGAACCCCCGCCAGGGCGGGGGTTCGGGGTCACTCAGCGGTTACAGACCGAACTTGGCCTTGAACTCACGGCGACGGCGATGCAGGACCGGCTCGGTGTAGCCGTTGGGCTGCTTGCAGCCCTCGAGGCACAGCTCGATGGCTGCCTGGAAGGCGACGCTGTCGTCGAAGTTCGGCGCCATTGGCTTGTAGGCCGGATCGCTGGCATTCTGGCGGTCCACCACCGAGGCCATGCGCTTCATGGTTTCCATCACCTGTTCTTCGCTGCAAATACCGTGACGCAGCCAGTTGGCGATGTGCTGGCTGGAGATGCGCAGGGTGGCGCGGTCTTCCATCAGGCCCACATCGTTGATGTCCGGCACTTTGGAGCAGCCAACGCCCTGATCGATCCAGCGCACCACGTAGCCGAGGATGCCCTGGGCGTTGTTGTCCAGCTCCTGCTGGATTTCCTCAGCTGACCAGTTGGTGTTCTCGGCCAGCGGGATGCTCAGGATATCGTCAACCGAGGCCGGGGCGCGCTTGGCCAGCTCGGCCTGGCGCTCGGCGACATTGACCTTGTGGTAGTGCAGGGCGTGCAGGGTGGCGGCAGTCGGGGACGGAACCCAGGCAGTGTTGGCGCCAGCCAGCGGGTGACCGATCTTCTGCTCAAGCATGGCGGCCATCAGATCCGGCATGGCCCACATGCCCTTGCCGATCTGGGCGCGGCCCTTGAGTCCGGTGGCCAGACCGATGTCGACGTTGTTGTTCTCGTAGGCACCGATCCACTTGGCGCCCTTGATATCGCCCTTGCGAATGAAGGCGCCGGCTTCCATCGAGGTGTGGATTTCGTCACCGGTACGGTCAAGGAAACCGGTGTTGATGAACACTACGCGCTCGCTGGCGGCCTTGATACAGGCCTTCAGGTTGACGGTAGTGCGACGCTC is a genomic window of Halopseudomonas phragmitis containing:
- a CDS encoding AlkA N-terminal domain-containing protein, giving the protein MKLSPATCYQAVQARDVRYDGRFFTCVKSTGVYCRPICPARTPRLENCLFVTSAAAAQEAGFRPCLRCRPESSPSSAAWAGTSAVVSRALALIEAGALDEASVEALAERLGLGSRHLRRLFMRHLGASPVAVAQTRRVLLAKQLIHQTRLPMTSVAMASGFGSVRRFNETFQRLYMRPPGSLRQQVEEFGQWSELSLLLAYRPPYDWEAMLAFLRQRALLGVELVDADSYQRSIRVGREYGWVRVRQEPGAHALRAHICVSGLQVLPQVIDRLRCLFDLKADPQVIRQTLAADPGLAGLLDKRPGLRLPGGWEPFEVAVRAVLGQQVTVGAGVRLAQNLVERLAEPVPEALRRPGITRFFPEPAAFVAPALNGLGMPGARLATLLHLAEAFVREPEWFARQADLESTLERWRAIPGIGDWTAQYIAIRALQETDAIPASDVALQRALGQSGKRPGVRQVLARAEAWRPWRAYALMHLWQADAEGNALPLTEDDRHATVA
- a CDS encoding thiol-disulfide oxidoreductase DCC family protein — translated: MLSTPGPLTVFYDGACPRCVGDRRRYEWLAGKTGKDVLWLDITGRDEELRSLGIDPRRALLELHVRDGCGHIHRELDAYIVLMSRVRTLRPLAWLIALPGLRPLLSWAYRRWVARRLERSGRL
- a CDS encoding tetratricopeptide repeat protein; amino-acid sequence: MSRRLYLLLVLCGALMGPSPVIAEDDQARVGREMIQALEAYAVYKMGDYELAYSRYLALAEAGNRQGMLNVANMHALGQGVPMDHALAFQWYLRAAEAGDPIAQYEVGKAYDLGQGVEEDLSLAQHWYERAAEGNNPDALWELGKRDYDHERLETGLALIRRAAEAGQPTARLFLHQLEAEASHGP
- a CDS encoding TetR/AcrR family transcriptional regulator; this encodes MVSKQQILDQALTLANQCGWEKLTLNDIAQALTIPLAEIYRHFPQKDDLVEAWFDRADQTLLAKVPNPEWAALPAMERIEQVILCWLDAMAGYRELTGQMLLYKLEPGHIHLQAAGVLRISRTVQWFREAAALEASHAHRIGQEIALSTLFIATFIHWLRDDSCDQQDTRDFLHRKLLAGSGFGLWL
- a CDS encoding antibiotic biosynthesis monooxygenase family protein; translated protein: MKYIFEVHIKPGCRAEDYAQAWVRASELIQQAPGALGTELHRKLGDPGTLIAIAHWDSKASRDAMESQHNPQVAAIIREAARFCEIRLIGEFEEPEWVVHPQPPP
- a CDS encoding alpha/beta fold hydrolase, which gives rise to MKTFPQPAVIRRYWAFPLLGLTAVIGSGCLSSSGSSNRSATVHQGVFIDSPVTGLSYETATQNGTTDEQGNFRYQSGETVRFSIGGIDLGTAPGQAVLTPLELVEDAADSSDPAVLNLSRFLQSLDADGNLSNGIQLSTALIEVIEAYAESTPGFHLDFADTAAFETLMSANDGLLAQLNDAAVFAENAQGKNRGLRSANQAWQHLQDSLAVQNGDLTLDKRPILFVHGGAGSASQFESQAQRFIANGYPRSYLATYEYNTSPPDFVQTTVQLDAAIDALLLSTGADQVNLMGHSMGTEVSRIYLSDPERAAKVHRYVNLDGREGDSPPGGVPTLVLWGQYVDREVVGAENVYPSVEDPVGHIEVATAADSFARMYRFFNADNAPATTRIPEADGDHVWISGRANIFPANVGAVGTVLEISEVDPATGRPLGSQPDHSQPISEDGHWGPMRINKGGSYEFVLRRPGVANADHYFYREPYLQDNHQIRLNTSAPGTGVGALLHRSPNHTNLSISRDMELWGDQGERNDVLRVNGTNVITAQTGPLLQRLSNIFLHDRNSDGVSNLGFADPVFHAIPFMSGLDLFLPAAAEPDDVIAIELISRRGTGSQQQINVPNWPSSQVRSVSVHFRDYHD
- the ogt gene encoding methylated-DNA--[protein]-cysteine S-methyltransferase yields the protein MQLWLERFDSALGELQLVCDDQGQLRALDFEDYRERMERLLRLHYRVYRLDPGPAPDHVKQALRAYFAGELEALDDIVVATGGTPFQQRVWQALRTIAPGRTCSYADLARLIGQPGASRAVGMANGANPVALVVPCHRVIGANGALTGYGGGLWRKHWLLEHESEQQRLMGS
- a CDS encoding DUF3087 family protein codes for the protein MFEIQRLDPENYRQQTRRSSLILIVIFATLAMLLASLSVQLFGEPGGNNFRWNLAGILAGLALTVLLVRGYLYRQPWMAAALYGWRLKRNLMRITNVMHLLKAGVERDNPQAMKLLRFYHLGLEEMHRLEGNAEGLSQMVREMDQHRERMEKQGLEVDLCRLDEAWMDAVKNDVRE
- a CDS encoding YebC/PmpR family DNA-binding transcriptional regulator, producing MGRAYQNRKESMAKTADMKTKLYSKYAREIYVSAKSGGIDPAGNLTLRGLIERAKKDQVPAHVIDKAIDKAKGSGGEDFALARYEGFGPGNCMVIVDCLTDNPNRTIADVRHCFTKTKCKLGTSGSVSHMFDHCAIFAFKADDEEAVLEALMMADVDVTDIENEGGQITVFTPNTEYAKAKQALTEALGDIDFIVDEIQFLPQTSTKIEGDDLAMFDKFLDMLNDLDDVQNVYHNAEF
- a CDS encoding metal-dependent hydrolase, which gives rise to MDTLTHAVIGALGARTLIAQRLPRRWSLAAGALGGLFPDIDYLWFLLDPLQFHAYWHRSFTHSLLMLPLWALLLSVTLYLLGGRKQNGWLLYLGCALGLGLHIAADLITAWDLQLFWPLSDWRTSLAWIFVIDPWFSALALTALLLCWRWPHAGWLGAAPLVLWLIWSIQYKQQALELAQAFAQQQAEAAQVSVWPQPFSPRNWKLLVSGTHGHWQAHLRLGDSRSRLADYWPHPWLRSTAQAYQPHSALIWQFHPRFDSPQGDGETALQLWHSEMLQDVRQFFSAPARYHQPDSSANHCLWFTDLIYSLPTQRPPFIYGACRSPSSFWQLSRQPVTATSAE